A genomic region of Planococcus kocurii contains the following coding sequences:
- a CDS encoding TetR/AcrR family transcriptional regulator — MNKRTEIMNQAVHLFSLKGFHQTSVQEVAEAVGISKGAFYKHFDSKENMFIEILKQYHEEITTEISESQHAPGSDNKDVFKKKLAIEIERTLSNQEFFMMIFKDFTLTESGQLKSVFMELRQSTMILHKTILIDTYGVEIEPFLPDLVALLEGLMQQYIFVLVFEKKQVPIPKLVTFITSAIDAIVDNLETMEPVLTEARSPAATLEEAFQQVAYKIRASEEYPDKLLASLDMLKEQVANKESKEFLIEALLVYLKQHSSIKNEVSYLENFI; from the coding sequence ATGAATAAAAGAACGGAAATAATGAATCAAGCTGTGCATTTATTTTCATTGAAAGGCTTTCATCAGACCTCTGTACAGGAAGTAGCAGAAGCTGTTGGTATTTCTAAAGGAGCCTTTTATAAGCATTTTGATTCGAAAGAAAATATGTTTATTGAAATTTTAAAGCAATACCACGAAGAAATCACGACAGAAATTTCCGAATCACAGCATGCTCCAGGGTCTGATAACAAAGACGTTTTCAAAAAGAAATTAGCCATTGAAATTGAACGCACACTTTCTAATCAGGAATTTTTCATGATGATTTTCAAAGATTTCACACTGACAGAAAGCGGACAATTAAAATCGGTGTTCATGGAGTTAAGGCAGTCGACGATGATTTTACACAAAACCATTTTAATAGACACGTATGGTGTAGAAATCGAACCCTTTTTGCCTGACTTAGTAGCACTGCTTGAAGGATTGATGCAGCAATACATTTTCGTACTTGTATTCGAAAAGAAACAAGTGCCAATTCCAAAGCTCGTTACTTTTATCACGAGTGCGATCGATGCCATAGTGGACAATTTAGAAACCATGGAGCCGGTTTTAACTGAGGCACGTTCTCCTGCTGCAACGCTTGAAGAAGCTTTTCAGCAAGTCGCTTATAAAATTAGAGCGTCCGAAGAATATCCTGATAAATTATTAGCCTCACTGGATATGTTGAAAGAACAAGTTGCCAATAAAGAGTCAAAAGAATTTTTAATTGAAGCCCTACTCGTTTACTTGAAGCAACATTCTTCTATTAAGAACGAAGTATCGTATTTAGAAAATTTTATATAA
- a CDS encoding GyrI-like domain-containing protein, which produces MVQKYISEPFVEERTEQPYVGISVLAGSSEWEAINRLVGELFDWLKVNNSKPAGAPFFRYWCMADSNGNYKMEVGVPVKRMVTGDHHVVVGYIPGGSYATALHKGHPDHLEKSLIALEEWAVQEGLDIDKRWEGRDEIWNGRFEFYVTDADRQTDLNNWAIEIAFLLVRDDAA; this is translated from the coding sequence ATGGTGCAGAAGTATATCAGTGAACCATTTGTAGAAGAACGTACAGAACAGCCGTATGTGGGAATTTCTGTTCTTGCTGGTTCATCGGAATGGGAAGCAATTAACAGGCTTGTGGGGGAGTTGTTTGACTGGCTAAAGGTGAATAATAGTAAACCGGCAGGAGCTCCATTTTTTCGCTATTGGTGCATGGCTGATTCGAATGGCAACTACAAGATGGAAGTAGGTGTGCCAGTCAAACGAATGGTAACGGGAGATCATCATGTAGTTGTGGGATATATTCCGGGAGGGTCCTATGCGACGGCTTTGCATAAGGGACATCCCGATCATTTAGAAAAGTCGCTGATTGCACTAGAAGAATGGGCTGTGCAAGAAGGATTGGATATCGACAAACGTTGGGAAGGTAGAGATGAAATTTGGAACGGTCGTTTTGAATTTTACGTAACCGATGCGGATAGACAAACTGATCTAAACAATTGGGCAATCGAAATCGCCTTTTTACTCGTTCGCGATGATGCAGCTTAA
- a CDS encoding sigma-70 family RNA polymerase sigma factor, with translation MKNFEEVAVQYAPMISAMIRKLHIHRDYDTFRQLGNIALWQAWQRFEEGKGHFTPFAYRSIRGAMLDELKRETKRTNQLSLLESILIEEGIEEEMETLPEWLILNKLDAKEKWLLEALFVRGYSLSYLADQQGISLAGMKKRRERLLKKVRDAIDHPFKT, from the coding sequence ATGAAAAACTTTGAAGAAGTTGCTGTACAGTATGCCCCTATGATTTCTGCGATGATTCGCAAACTTCATATTCATCGTGATTACGATACCTTTAGGCAACTTGGCAATATCGCATTGTGGCAAGCATGGCAACGCTTTGAAGAGGGAAAAGGACATTTCACTCCTTTTGCTTATCGTAGTATTAGAGGAGCAATGCTTGATGAATTAAAAAGAGAAACGAAGAGAACAAATCAACTCTCTCTACTAGAAAGTATTTTAATAGAAGAAGGCATAGAAGAAGAGATGGAAACTTTGCCGGAATGGTTAATCCTAAACAAATTAGACGCAAAAGAAAAATGGTTGCTAGAGGCACTTTTTGTGAGAGGATACAGTCTTTCTTATTTAGCTGATCAACAAGGTATTTCACTTGCTGGCATGAAAAAGAGACGCGAACGACTATTGAAAAAGGTGAGAGATGCAATAGACCATCCATTTAAGACATAA
- a CDS encoding sensor histidine kinase, whose translation MMTGMINNIFFIVFPLIVYQMLATAGQRNFFVSHRFMMTVLFSVSLVLCMLFPYQFITDGYIFDLRQVPMIVGALYGGPLVSAILFLVASISRIIIGGDGMYIALLNQFVIAVGVPFFRPLYMRINRSRKIMLIFSISITSLLFNLFAGAFFFGNPIHDIVGIWIMLMINQGTIIALTALMIEHMQRQEYMYEAFLKHEKMETVSHFAAAVSHELRNPLQSIKGFVQLMKEYEYSRERQIEFHQTILREIDAAEELIEDYLVYAKPTYGQLEPIIVASEVSHVLKIMVPYANGKDVEMHTDELDESAEILIDRYKFQQALVNIIRNGIEAMPEGGKLVLTVKSSPTKVWIRVTDTGVGMTKEQVRRLGEPYFSSKLKGTGLGMMVTYSIISQMEGQILVDSEKGKGTEFTLEFANLATTKSK comes from the coding sequence ATGATGACGGGGATGATTAATAATATCTTTTTTATTGTGTTTCCACTCATCGTTTATCAAATGTTGGCGACAGCAGGTCAACGAAATTTCTTTGTTAGTCATCGCTTTATGATGACTGTACTTTTTTCAGTATCGCTTGTACTGTGTATGCTGTTTCCTTATCAGTTTATAACCGATGGCTATATTTTTGACTTGCGCCAAGTTCCAATGATCGTTGGAGCCCTATACGGAGGTCCATTGGTTTCAGCCATTTTGTTCCTTGTGGCTTCAATCAGTCGGATTATTATTGGTGGAGACGGAATGTACATCGCTCTTTTGAATCAATTTGTCATTGCGGTAGGAGTGCCATTTTTTCGACCGCTCTATATGCGCATCAATCGTTCTCGAAAAATTATGTTGATATTTAGCATTTCAATTACTTCACTCCTTTTCAATTTGTTCGCAGGTGCTTTTTTCTTTGGAAATCCGATTCACGATATTGTGGGTATTTGGATCATGTTAATGATCAATCAAGGTACCATTATTGCGTTAACGGCTTTAATGATTGAACATATGCAGCGACAAGAATACATGTATGAAGCTTTTCTGAAGCACGAAAAAATGGAAACAGTTAGCCATTTTGCAGCAGCCGTTTCGCACGAATTGAGAAATCCTTTGCAAAGTATTAAAGGGTTTGTTCAGTTAATGAAGGAATATGAGTACAGTCGCGAAAGGCAGATAGAATTTCATCAAACGATTTTGAGAGAAATCGATGCTGCGGAAGAGTTAATCGAGGATTATTTAGTATACGCTAAGCCTACGTATGGTCAGCTTGAACCAATCATTGTCGCTTCAGAAGTCAGTCATGTGCTGAAAATTATGGTACCTTATGCAAATGGAAAAGATGTAGAAATGCATACAGATGAACTGGATGAAAGTGCTGAAATTCTAATCGATCGTTATAAATTCCAACAAGCGCTAGTCAACATTATCCGCAACGGTATTGAAGCGATGCCAGAAGGCGGCAAGCTAGTCCTTACCGTCAAATCATCTCCAACAAAAGTATGGATTCGGGTAACCGATACAGGAGTCGGTATGACAAAAGAACAAGTCAGACGTTTAGGGGAACCTTACTTCTCTAGTAAACTTAAAGGAACCGGACTCGGAATGATGGTGACTTATAGCATCATCAGTCAAATGGAGGGTCAAATTTTAGTAGACTCTGAAAAAGGAAAAGGTACCGAATTTACTTTGGAATTTGCAAATCTTGCTACAACGAAAAGTAAATAA
- the uvsE gene encoding UV DNA damage repair endonuclease UvsE: MRLGYACMNTELKTVFRTLRVATAEAEGTGKIKELTMKNFETTLEILRWNLKNDIYFYRASSSIVPLSTHPINDWNWWEDPEVLAITDEIRLFVNTHKMRVSVHPGQYTVINSPRPEVVRKSIEDLEYHDQLIQLLGGSDIILHTGGAYGDKDVAKQRFAAVYLSLSPSIRKWLRLENDDKTFTVRDVLDVHSMCGVPVCFDIHHHNCNNDGEPVDFSEILKTWQGFGTPKVHISTGKEGFTDLRHHELVSESDFQQLIRQLNGIDADIMFEAKLKEQSVLPFVRQLMNK, from the coding sequence ATGAGATTAGGTTATGCCTGTATGAACACTGAATTGAAAACGGTATTTAGAACTTTACGTGTCGCGACTGCAGAGGCAGAAGGCACGGGCAAAATAAAGGAATTGACGATGAAAAATTTCGAGACAACACTGGAAATTCTTCGCTGGAATTTAAAAAACGATATTTACTTTTACCGAGCTTCTAGTTCGATCGTTCCGCTATCCACTCACCCTATAAATGATTGGAACTGGTGGGAAGATCCAGAAGTGCTGGCCATAACAGATGAAATCCGCTTGTTTGTTAACACACATAAAATGAGAGTCTCTGTACACCCTGGTCAATATACCGTCATCAATTCACCTAGACCTGAAGTTGTTCGCAAATCGATAGAAGATCTTGAGTATCATGACCAATTGATTCAATTGCTTGGTGGATCTGATATCATCCTTCATACCGGTGGTGCTTATGGGGATAAAGACGTAGCTAAACAGCGTTTCGCTGCTGTCTATTTGTCGCTGTCTCCTAGCATTCGGAAGTGGTTACGCTTGGAAAATGATGATAAAACCTTTACCGTCAGAGACGTTTTAGACGTCCACAGCATGTGTGGCGTTCCTGTATGCTTTGATATCCATCATCATAATTGCAATAACGACGGTGAGCCCGTTGATTTTTCTGAAATCCTAAAAACGTGGCAAGGTTTTGGCACACCGAAAGTACATATTAGTACAGGCAAAGAAGGATTTACAGATTTACGCCATCACGAATTGGTTTCTGAATCCGATTTCCAACAATTAATAAGGCAATTAAACGGCATCGATGCTGATATCATGTTCGAAGCCAAACTGAAAGAGCAGTCTGTTCTGCCATTCGTACGTCAATTAATGAACAAATAA
- a CDS encoding GNAT family N-acetyltransferase — protein MTHLTLHTGYQEEDTYFMKYKLITHNKNLIDYTEEEKVNFMLKDEEENILGGLVGHIDWECFFVDILWVDESLRGLGKGQQLIQEAEDYARKKDCRLIRLETFSFQAPAFYKRLGFKEMGKLEDFPKGYTHYYLYKELT, from the coding sequence ATGACTCATTTAACGCTACATACAGGCTATCAAGAAGAAGATACGTATTTTATGAAATACAAATTAATTACGCACAATAAGAATTTAATTGATTACACGGAAGAAGAGAAAGTCAATTTTATGTTAAAAGATGAAGAAGAAAACATTCTGGGTGGACTCGTTGGACATATAGATTGGGAATGCTTTTTCGTTGATATATTGTGGGTCGACGAGTCACTGCGTGGTTTAGGAAAAGGGCAACAACTAATTCAAGAAGCTGAGGATTATGCACGCAAAAAAGATTGTCGTCTTATTCGGTTGGAAACATTCAGTTTCCAAGCACCAGCATTCTACAAAAGATTAGGATTTAAAGAGATGGGGAAACTCGAAGATTTCCCTAAAGGGTATACTCACTATTATCTATACAAAGAATTGACGTAA
- a CDS encoding NRDE family protein, translating to MCLINLQFRNHPTYKLIIAANRDEFYSRPTAAAHFWEDEPHILAGRDLTQMGTWLGVTKQGRIAALTNFRDPTNIEAATFSRGAVVKNFLAASTSPKDYLRSINPKDYAGFNLIVGDVEQLMYYNNIQNKSYEVPLGTHGLSNHFLNTPWPKVSKGKESLTSYMARTSTVDLEEIFAILSDAEQAHDALLPTTGVSLDLERMLSPIFIKTPEYGTRSSTIVLITHDNTLTFAERNYENGQFKEDRLFNFKIK from the coding sequence ATGTGCCTGATCAACCTCCAATTTCGAAATCATCCAACTTACAAATTAATTATTGCTGCTAATCGAGATGAATTTTATAGTCGTCCTACTGCAGCTGCTCACTTTTGGGAAGATGAGCCCCATATACTAGCCGGTCGTGACTTGACACAAATGGGTACGTGGTTAGGTGTCACAAAGCAAGGACGCATTGCTGCATTAACAAATTTTCGCGATCCCACTAATATAGAAGCAGCTACTTTTTCTAGAGGAGCCGTCGTCAAAAATTTTTTAGCAGCTTCAACTTCCCCTAAAGACTATTTACGGTCAATCAATCCGAAAGACTATGCGGGTTTTAATCTGATTGTAGGAGATGTTGAACAATTGATGTACTATAACAATATTCAAAATAAATCCTACGAAGTTCCCCTGGGTACTCATGGACTCAGCAATCACTTTTTGAACACGCCTTGGCCAAAAGTATCGAAAGGAAAAGAAAGTCTCACTTCTTATATGGCGCGTACTTCTACAGTTGACTTGGAAGAAATTTTTGCGATACTTTCAGATGCTGAACAAGCACACGACGCTCTTCTTCCGACTACCGGTGTTAGCTTGGACTTAGAACGAATGCTGTCTCCGATATTTATTAAAACTCCTGAATACGGCACTCGTTCTTCAACAATCGTCTTAATAACGCATGACAACACCCTTACATTTGCTGAACGAAATTATGAAAACGGCCAATTTAAAGAGGATCGTCTTTTCAATTTCAAGATAAAGTAA
- a CDS encoding bifunctional diguanylate cyclase/phosphodiesterase has protein sequence MESEVASLSFARVLMEGIKEMVFVVRVDGVNSFTYDFLNNAVIERTSLVSASVGKKLKEVHSTSMTTFLTERYNEVVQTTQSISYEDSFYCNQNKLLYSKTVMTPFLDEKGICTHIVSLVKDITNEKIAKLESEGIRERLEESNARYRSLFDNNADAIFTVDFNGHITGGNSSGSILSGCAMKELAGKSFFDFVIAEDVERAKNYFHLSILGDNKDWRFSISNKSGKLIACLVKFIPISVKNNIPGFYMIVKDMTELDKISGLYEAGEENFRIIAENVHDVIILMDQDKQYLYMSPSCENIFGFRAEGIIGKKPFYNVHSEDTSVAEQAFNQAAKEGSTFQLQIRLLHKSRGWIWTEVSGMPVFGEDQKFNRMVMVARDISIQKEYESQLHHFAYFDSLTELPNRRYFQAYATEKLEQNDTSQRNLAILLIDIDDFKDINDQWGHEIGDAVIQEFGYRLHRCMVGENMAARLGGDEFIVLLTDAADKEKVSEVTDAIYRVTKEPINVQELSLYITISMGVALAPTEKTSISTIMKRADMAMYKAKQLEKNSFFVSPT, from the coding sequence ATGGAAAGCGAAGTAGCTTCATTGTCTTTTGCGCGCGTATTAATGGAAGGAATTAAAGAAATGGTGTTTGTTGTAAGAGTTGATGGAGTGAATTCTTTTACGTACGATTTTCTTAATAATGCAGTAATAGAGAGGACTTCACTAGTTTCTGCTTCAGTTGGCAAAAAGTTAAAAGAAGTCCATTCCACATCAATGACAACATTTTTAACTGAAAGATACAATGAAGTCGTTCAAACAACTCAAAGTATAAGCTATGAAGATTCATTTTATTGTAACCAAAATAAGTTGCTGTATTCAAAAACTGTTATGACACCTTTTTTGGATGAAAAAGGTATATGTACCCATATTGTTAGCTTAGTCAAAGATATAACAAATGAGAAAATAGCCAAACTAGAAAGTGAAGGAATTCGTGAACGCCTAGAAGAAAGCAACGCACGATATCGGTCCCTCTTTGATAATAACGCAGATGCTATTTTCACCGTTGATTTTAACGGACATATTACAGGAGGCAATTCCTCAGGCAGCATACTCAGTGGATGCGCTATGAAAGAATTAGCAGGTAAAAGCTTTTTTGACTTTGTTATTGCGGAAGATGTAGAGCGGGCAAAAAACTATTTTCACTTGTCCATTTTAGGTGACAATAAAGATTGGCGTTTTAGCATCTCTAATAAGTCAGGTAAATTGATTGCTTGCTTAGTGAAGTTTATTCCAATAAGTGTGAAAAACAACATCCCGGGATTTTATATGATTGTCAAAGATATGACAGAGTTGGACAAAATTTCAGGTCTCTATGAAGCTGGAGAAGAAAATTTCCGAATCATTGCGGAAAATGTCCACGATGTCATTATATTAATGGACCAAGACAAACAATACCTCTATATGTCGCCATCATGTGAAAATATTTTTGGCTTTAGAGCAGAAGGTATTATTGGAAAAAAACCATTTTATAATGTTCATTCTGAAGATACGTCAGTTGCTGAACAAGCCTTTAATCAAGCAGCAAAAGAAGGTTCTACGTTTCAATTACAAATTCGTCTTTTGCATAAAAGTAGAGGCTGGATTTGGACAGAAGTCAGTGGAATGCCGGTTTTTGGAGAAGATCAAAAATTTAACCGGATGGTTATGGTTGCAAGAGATATTTCGATTCAAAAAGAATATGAAAGTCAACTTCATCATTTTGCTTATTTTGATTCGTTAACCGAGTTACCAAACCGACGCTATTTTCAAGCGTATGCAACTGAAAAATTGGAACAGAATGACACAAGCCAAAGAAACTTAGCTATTCTACTTATTGATATTGATGATTTCAAGGACATTAATGATCAGTGGGGACATGAAATTGGTGATGCGGTTATTCAAGAGTTCGGTTATCGTTTGCACCGTTGTATGGTTGGAGAAAATATGGCTGCCCGTTTAGGGGGAGACGAATTTATCGTCTTACTGACGGATGCAGCCGATAAGGAAAAAGTATCAGAAGTTACAGATGCTATTTACCGTGTCACGAAAGAACCAATCAATGTGCAAGAGTTATCATTGTACATCACGATTAGTATGGGGGTTGCATTAGCACCAACTGAGAAAACTTCCATTTCTACTATTATGAAGCGTGCAGACATGGCGATGTACAAAGCCAAGCAACTGGAAAAAAATTCATTTTTCGTAAGTCCAACATGA